One genomic window of Dysgonomonas mossii includes the following:
- a CDS encoding CPBP family intramembrane glutamic endopeptidase, with the protein MEQNNKGLLYGMGGWAQLFFFIFLAFSGLIFTTLIISLSGHLDELNQSVKITRMALTVQASFFFIIPSLVFAFLSQSNTKEYLKIDESYNVTFLLLGVCLIVVIQPLINFIGYYNQQIVLPESMSAIQTWMKENELAAEKTTGLLFLDKSMAGLILNLLIIAVVAGLGEELFFRGCLQQIIQKIVKNQHFAVWIAAIVFSAMHFQFYGFIPRVLLGAVLGYMFVWSGTIWVPVVVHTVNNVIGVVLAFVYYGTPQYEDLSVYSLEKNMWITILSLIFTVILIIFMYKKRYKTPENAELR; encoded by the coding sequence AAAGGCTTATTATACGGAATGGGCGGTTGGGCCCAACTTTTCTTTTTTATTTTCTTAGCTTTCTCAGGGCTAATATTTACAACTTTAATAATTTCTCTTAGTGGACACTTGGACGAATTGAACCAATCTGTAAAGATTACAAGGATGGCATTGACTGTCCAGGCTTCATTTTTCTTTATTATACCTTCGCTGGTATTTGCTTTTTTGTCACAGAGCAATACTAAAGAATATCTGAAAATAGATGAATCTTACAATGTTACTTTTCTACTATTAGGAGTTTGTTTAATAGTCGTAATACAGCCTCTTATCAATTTTATTGGATACTATAATCAGCAGATCGTATTACCCGAATCGATGTCTGCTATTCAGACTTGGATGAAAGAGAATGAGCTGGCGGCAGAAAAAACGACAGGTCTTTTATTCCTCGATAAATCAATGGCCGGGCTTATCCTAAATTTATTAATTATTGCAGTGGTTGCCGGGCTCGGTGAAGAGCTCTTTTTTAGAGGGTGTTTGCAGCAAATCATACAAAAAATAGTAAAGAATCAACATTTTGCCGTTTGGATAGCTGCGATCGTTTTTAGTGCAATGCATTTTCAGTTTTATGGATTTATACCTCGTGTATTACTCGGAGCTGTTCTCGGCTATATGTTTGTTTGGTCAGGGACAATCTGGGTTCCGGTTGTGGTACATACTGTAAATAATGTAATAGGAGTTGTACTCGCATTTGTATATTATGGAACACCTCAATACGAAGATTTGAGTGTTTACTCTTTGGAGAAAAATATGTGGATTACGATACTTAGCCTTATTTTTACTGTTATCCTTATAATATTTATGTACAAGAAGCGATATAAGACACCTGAAAATGCGGAATTACGTTAA